In Thioclava sp. GXIMD2076, one DNA window encodes the following:
- the rimO gene encoding 30S ribosomal protein S12 methylthiotransferase RimO — protein sequence MSQNPPNLRPDLAPRIRVDEPARPGQPKIGMVSLGCPKALVDSERILTRLRAEGYAISPDYTGAEAVIVNTCGFLDSAKAESLEAIGEALKENGKVIVTGCLGAEPDYITGVHPKVLAVTGPQQFEQVLDAVHGAVPPSPDPFIDLMPAQGVKLTPRHYSYLKISEGCNHKCKFCIIPDMRGRLASRPAHAILRETEKLLEAGVREILMISQDTSAYGLDRKHDLSPWKGGEVRAHITDLTREMGKMVKDADAWLRLHYVYPYPHVRDLIPLMAEGLALPYLDIPFQHAHPDVLKRMARPAASAKTLDEIAAWRADCPEIVLRSTFIVGYPGETEEEFQYLLDWMDEAQLDRVGCFQYENVDGARSNDLPDHVDPEVKQDRWNRFMEKAQEISEAKLQAKVGTRQQVIIDEIDEEGATCRTRADAPEIDGNLFIDEGFEALSVGDMVTVEVDEASDYDLWGRLV from the coding sequence ATGAGCCAGAACCCTCCGAACCTGCGGCCCGACCTTGCGCCCCGTATCCGCGTGGACGAGCCCGCACGCCCCGGCCAGCCGAAGATCGGCATGGTCAGCCTCGGCTGCCCCAAGGCGCTGGTGGATAGCGAGCGGATCCTGACCCGCCTGCGCGCCGAAGGCTATGCCATCAGCCCCGACTATACGGGCGCCGAAGCGGTCATCGTGAATACCTGCGGCTTTCTGGACAGCGCCAAGGCGGAAAGCCTTGAGGCCATTGGCGAGGCGCTGAAGGAAAACGGCAAGGTGATTGTCACCGGCTGTCTGGGGGCCGAGCCCGACTATATTACCGGCGTGCATCCCAAGGTGCTGGCGGTGACCGGCCCGCAGCAGTTCGAGCAGGTGCTCGATGCCGTGCATGGCGCGGTCCCGCCCTCGCCCGACCCGTTCATCGACCTGATGCCCGCCCAGGGCGTGAAACTGACCCCGCGCCATTACAGCTATCTGAAAATCTCGGAAGGCTGTAACCACAAGTGCAAATTCTGCATCATCCCCGATATGCGCGGGCGTCTGGCCTCGCGTCCGGCGCATGCGATCCTGCGCGAGACCGAGAAACTTCTGGAGGCAGGTGTGCGCGAGATCCTGATGATCTCTCAGGATACCTCGGCCTATGGTCTGGACCGCAAGCATGACCTGAGCCCATGGAAAGGCGGCGAGGTCCGCGCCCATATCACCGACCTGACCCGCGAGATGGGCAAGATGGTGAAGGACGCCGATGCGTGGCTGCGTCTGCATTATGTCTACCCCTATCCGCATGTGCGTGACCTGATCCCGCTGATGGCGGAGGGACTGGCCCTGCCCTATCTGGATATCCCCTTCCAGCATGCGCATCCCGATGTGCTCAAACGCATGGCGCGGCCCGCGGCCTCGGCCAAGACGCTGGACGAAATCGCCGCATGGCGGGCGGATTGCCCCGAGATCGTGCTGCGTTCGACCTTTATCGTGGGCTATCCCGGCGAGACGGAAGAAGAGTTCCAGTATCTCCTCGATTGGATGGACGAAGCGCAGCTCGACCGCGTTGGCTGTTTCCAGTATGAAAACGTCGATGGGGCGCGCTCCAACGACCTGCCCGACCATGTGGACCCCGAGGTCAAACAAGACCGCTGGAACCGCTTCATGGAGAAGGCACAGGAGATTTCTGAAGCCAAGCTGCAAGCCAAGGTCGGTACGCGGCAACAGGTGATCATCGACGAGATCGACGAGGAAGGCGCCACCTGCCGCACGCGCGCCGATGCGCCCGAAATTGACGGCAACCTGTTTATCGACGAGGGGTTCGAGGCCCTGAGCGTGGGCGATATGGTCACCGTCGAGGTGGACGAGGCCTCCGATTACGACCTCTGGGGGCGGCTCGTCTGA
- the argF gene encoding ornithine carbamoyltransferase produces the protein MNHFLDIHKTSQADLRAMIDQARAMKDARRGQPKGMADAEKPLDGHMVALIFEKPSTRTRVSFDVGVRQMGGQTLVLSGSDMQLGHGETIADTARVLSRYVDLIMIRTFEEETLLEMAEYATVPVINGLTNRTHPCQIMADIMTFEEHRGPIKGKKVVWSGDGNNVCASFMHAAGQFGFDFTFTGPQTLDPEREWVDFARNMGVKCEIERDPVKAVEGADLIVTDTWVSMHDPESAKERRHNQLRPYQVNAELMKHANPDALFMHCLPAHRNDEATSEIMDGPHSVIFDEAENRLHAQKAVMRYCLGK, from the coding sequence ATGAACCATTTCCTTGATATCCATAAAACCTCGCAGGCCGATCTCCGGGCCATGATCGATCAGGCGCGCGCCATGAAGGATGCCCGCCGCGGCCAGCCCAAGGGTATGGCCGATGCGGAAAAGCCGCTGGATGGCCATATGGTCGCACTGATCTTCGAGAAACCCTCGACGCGGACCCGCGTGAGCTTCGATGTAGGGGTGCGCCAGATGGGCGGGCAGACGCTCGTGTTGTCGGGCTCGGACATGCAGCTTGGCCATGGCGAGACGATTGCCGATACCGCCCGTGTGCTGTCGCGCTATGTGGACCTGATCATGATCCGCACCTTCGAGGAAGAGACCCTTCTGGAGATGGCAGAATATGCCACCGTGCCGGTGATCAACGGCCTGACCAACCGCACCCATCCCTGCCAGATCATGGCCGATATCATGACCTTCGAGGAGCATCGCGGGCCGATCAAGGGCAAGAAGGTGGTCTGGTCGGGCGACGGCAACAATGTCTGCGCCTCCTTCATGCATGCGGCAGGCCAGTTCGGCTTCGATTTCACATTTACCGGCCCGCAAACGCTCGACCCCGAGCGCGAGTGGGTCGATTTCGCGCGCAATATGGGCGTGAAATGCGAGATCGAGCGCGATCCGGTGAAGGCCGTCGAAGGGGCCGATCTGATCGTGACCGATACATGGGTCTCGATGCATGACCCCGAATCAGCCAAGGAGCGTCGCCATAACCAGCTGCGCCCCTATCAGGTCAACGCGGAGCTGATGAAACACGCCAATCCCGATGCGCTCTTCATGCATTGCCTGCCCGCGCATCGCAATGACGAGGCCACCAGCGAGATCATGGACGGGCCGCATTCGGTGATCTTCGACGAGGCCGAGAACCGCCTGCATGCGCAAAAGGCCGTCATGCGTTACTGCTTGGGCAAGTAA
- a CDS encoding aspartate aminotransferase family protein: MIPSVLPTYNRAPLAFTRGSGSWLETEDGSRYLDMGAGIAVNVLGHAAPELVEALTDQAQKLWHVSNLYQIPLQQKLADMLVDNSFADTVFFTNSGTEAAELAIKMARKYWYSKGVDRTEIITFDGAFHGRSTGAISAVPHAEKMVKGFGPLLPGFTQIAWGDMDLIKSTITDKTAAIWIEPVQGEGGIRPLPEADMKALRALCDETGILLIFDEVQCGVARTGKLFAHEWSGVTPDIMMMAKGIGGGFPLGGVLATEEAASGMVAGTHGSTYGGNPLGCAIGAKVIEIVTDPAFLDAVNAKAGFMRQKLEGLVATHPDIFEEVRGMGLMLGLKCKVPCGDVVQAAYAQHLLSVPAGDNVLRLLPALNISEEDLSEAVNRLDRAAQSLEAKSN; this comes from the coding sequence ATGATACCGTCCGTCCTGCCCACCTATAACCGCGCACCGCTGGCCTTCACCCGCGGATCGGGAAGCTGGCTCGAGACGGAGGATGGCAGCCGATATCTGGATATGGGCGCTGGTATCGCGGTGAATGTGCTGGGCCATGCCGCGCCGGAACTGGTCGAGGCGCTGACCGATCAGGCGCAGAAACTGTGGCATGTGTCGAACCTCTACCAGATCCCGCTGCAACAGAAGCTGGCGGATATGCTGGTTGATAACAGCTTTGCCGATACGGTCTTCTTTACCAACTCGGGCACCGAGGCTGCCGAGCTGGCCATCAAGATGGCGCGCAAATACTGGTATTCCAAAGGCGTGGACCGGACCGAGATCATCACCTTCGATGGCGCCTTCCATGGCCGCTCGACCGGTGCGATCTCGGCTGTGCCCCATGCCGAGAAGATGGTGAAGGGCTTTGGCCCCCTGCTGCCCGGGTTCACGCAGATCGCCTGGGGCGACATGGATCTCATCAAATCGACCATCACCGACAAGACGGCCGCGATCTGGATCGAGCCCGTGCAGGGCGAGGGCGGCATCCGCCCGCTGCCCGAGGCGGATATGAAGGCATTGCGCGCGCTGTGTGACGAGACCGGCATCCTGTTGATCTTCGATGAGGTTCAATGTGGCGTGGCGCGGACCGGCAAGCTCTTTGCGCATGAATGGTCGGGAGTGACCCCCGATATCATGATGATGGCCAAGGGCATCGGCGGTGGTTTCCCGCTGGGCGGTGTGCTGGCCACCGAGGAGGCCGCCTCCGGCATGGTCGCGGGCACCCATGGCTCCACCTATGGCGGCAACCCGCTGGGCTGCGCGATCGGCGCCAAAGTCATCGAGATCGTCACTGATCCGGCCTTCCTCGATGCGGTCAACGCCAAGGCGGGCTTCATGCGCCAGAAGCTCGAAGGGCTCGTGGCCACCCATCCCGATATCTTCGAGGAGGTGCGCGGCATGGGCCTGATGCTGGGCCTGAAATGCAAGGTGCCCTGCGGCGATGTGGTGCAGGCGGCCTACGCCCAGCATCTGCTGAGCGTGCCCGCAGGCGATAATGTGCTGCGCCTGCTGCCCGCACTGAATATCTCGGAAGAGGATCTGAGCGAGGCGGTGAACCGTCTGGACCGCGCCGCCCAGAGCCTCGAGGCCAAAAGCAACTGA
- a CDS encoding ABC transporter permease, with protein MSAQAKSEMGVRRFGRVNWLGLYSLAHRENRRFMSVWQQTVLAPLITAGLFLVVFALAFGKGRADVMGVPFLAFLAPGILMMTVIQNAFANTSSSLVVAKIQGNIVDTLMPPLAPWELLVGFLAGAIGRSLLVAAVISAGLFVSIGQGIAHPLWALLFVVLGAMLMGGLGLLAAIIANKFDQMAAFTNFVITPLSFLSGTFYSVEALPPFFQALSHWNPVFFLIDGARYGFIGASDASPLQGVGVIALWLCIVLGLAWYWFRVGFRLKS; from the coding sequence ATGAGCGCACAGGCAAAGAGCGAGATGGGCGTCAGACGCTTCGGGCGCGTGAACTGGCTGGGGCTCTACAGCCTTGCCCATCGCGAGAACCGCCGCTTCATGTCGGTCTGGCAGCAGACTGTTCTGGCTCCGCTGATCACGGCAGGGCTGTTTCTGGTGGTGTTCGCGCTGGCCTTCGGCAAGGGGCGCGCCGATGTGATGGGGGTGCCCTTCCTCGCCTTCCTCGCGCCGGGTATCCTTATGATGACGGTAATCCAGAACGCCTTCGCCAATACCTCCTCCTCGCTTGTGGTGGCCAAGATTCAGGGCAACATCGTGGATACGCTGATGCCGCCGCTGGCCCCGTGGGAGCTTCTGGTGGGCTTTCTGGCGGGTGCAATCGGCCGGTCGCTGCTTGTCGCGGCGGTGATCAGCGCGGGACTGTTTGTCTCTATCGGTCAGGGGATCGCGCATCCGCTCTGGGCACTTTTATTTGTGGTGCTGGGTGCCATGCTGATGGGGGGCCTGGGCCTTCTGGCCGCGATCATCGCCAATAAGTTCGACCAGATGGCGGCCTTCACCAATTTCGTCATCACGCCGCTCTCCTTCCTGTCGGGCACCTTCTATTCGGTCGAGGCCCTGCCCCCGTTCTTTCAGGCGCTCTCGCACTGGAACCCCGTCTTTTTCCTGATCGACGGCGCGCGCTACGGCTTCATCGGGGCATCGGATGCCTCGCCTTTGCAGGGCGTGGGGGTCATCGCGCTCTGGCTCTGCATCGTGCTGGGTCTGGCATGGTACTGGTTCCGCGTGGGGTTCCGGCTGAAATCCTGA
- a CDS encoding GcrA family cell cycle regulator, with protein sequence MSWTDERVETLKKMWSEGQSASQIAKELGGVTRNAVIGKVHRLGLSNRTAASEAAAPAAAAPAAKPAPEPKPEPKPAAAAPARPAPKPAAPAAAARPAPEPAPKPEAEPVTDEAADEVVAAPMRRQIIPAGQPLPPQPSANEISPEALARVGEIEKHAKKLTLMELTERTCKWPIGDPATDDFWFCGLPTQSGKPYCEAHVGVAFQPMSSRRDRRR encoded by the coding sequence ATGTCCTGGACCGATGAACGCGTCGAAACTCTGAAAAAGATGTGGTCCGAGGGCCAGTCTGCCAGCCAGATCGCAAAGGAACTGGGTGGGGTGACCCGTAACGCCGTGATCGGCAAAGTTCACCGTCTCGGCCTTTCGAACCGCACGGCCGCCAGCGAGGCCGCGGCCCCTGCCGCCGCAGCGCCTGCCGCGAAACCCGCGCCGGAGCCGAAACCCGAGCCGAAACCCGCCGCTGCCGCACCGGCACGCCCCGCGCCCAAGCCCGCCGCTCCGGCGGCTGCCGCGCGTCCCGCGCCCGAGCCCGCGCCCAAGCCAGAGGCGGAGCCCGTCACGGATGAGGCGGCTGACGAGGTCGTGGCCGCGCCGATGCGCCGCCAGATCATTCCCGCAGGCCAGCCGCTCCCGCCGCAGCCCTCGGCCAACGAGATCAGTCCCGAGGCGCTGGCCCGCGTAGGCGAGATCGAGAAACATGCCAAGAAGCTCACCCTGATGGAGCTGACCGAGCGCACCTGCAAATGGCCGATCGGCGATCCGGCGACCGATGATTTCTGGTTCTGCGGCCTGCCGACCCAATCGGGCAAACCCTATTGCGAGGCGCATGTGGGTGTGGCCTTCCAGCCGATGAGCTCGCGCCGCGACCGCCGCCGCTGA
- the hemE gene encoding uroporphyrinogen decarboxylase, giving the protein MADKTILRALRGERLPTPPIWMMRQAGRYLPEYRATRAKAGDFLSLCYNPELAAEVTLQPIRRYGFDAAILFADILLLPQALGADLWFVTGEGPRLSTITGPEGLRGLKTRDDIHEVLNPVYETVKILSQELPKETTLIGFAGAPWTVATYMVAGRGTPDQGPAHKLKDEDRATFAALIDLLTDATIEYLSKQVEAGAEVVKLFDSWAGSLKGADFEEFAVKPAARITKEMKARFPGLPVIAFPREAGEGYIGFHQKTGADCVAIDNSVSPEWAAEHVQVSGCVQGNLASRHMVTGGQALVEETRHVVEAFRNGPHIFNLGHGITPDADPENVALMIETVRSM; this is encoded by the coding sequence ATGGCCGACAAAACGATCCTGCGCGCCCTACGCGGCGAGCGCCTGCCCACCCCCCCGATCTGGATGATGCGGCAGGCAGGGCGTTACCTGCCGGAATACCGCGCCACCCGCGCCAAGGCGGGCGATTTCCTGTCGCTGTGCTACAACCCCGAACTGGCCGCCGAGGTTACGCTCCAGCCGATCCGCCGTTACGGGTTCGATGCGGCGATCCTGTTTGCCGATATTCTTCTTTTGCCGCAGGCGCTTGGCGCGGATCTGTGGTTTGTCACCGGCGAAGGCCCGCGGCTCTCGACGATTACCGGCCCCGAGGGGCTGCGCGGGCTGAAGACCCGTGACGATATCCACGAGGTGCTGAACCCCGTTTACGAGACGGTGAAAATCCTGTCGCAGGAACTGCCCAAGGAAACCACGCTGATCGGCTTTGCCGGTGCGCCATGGACGGTGGCCACCTATATGGTCGCCGGTCGCGGCACGCCCGATCAGGGTCCCGCGCATAAGCTGAAAGACGAGGACCGCGCCACATTTGCCGCCCTGATCGACCTGCTGACCGATGCGACCATCGAATATCTGTCCAAGCAGGTCGAAGCCGGTGCCGAGGTTGTGAAGCTCTTCGACAGCTGGGCAGGCTCGCTCAAGGGCGCGGATTTCGAGGAATTCGCCGTCAAGCCCGCCGCCCGCATCACCAAAGAGATGAAGGCCCGCTTCCCCGGCCTGCCGGTCATCGCCTTCCCGCGCGAAGCGGGCGAGGGCTATATCGGATTCCACCAGAAAACCGGTGCCGATTGCGTGGCCATCGACAATTCGGTCAGCCCCGAATGGGCGGCAGAGCATGTGCAGGTCTCGGGCTGCGTGCAGGGCAATCTGGCCTCGCGCCATATGGTCACCGGCGGTCAGGCATTGGTCGAGGAGACCCGCCATGTGGTCGAGGCTTTCCGCAACGGCCCGCATATCTTCAATCTGGGCCATGGCATCACCCCCGATGCCGATCCCGAGAATGTAGCCCTGATGATCGAGACCGTGCGCAGCATGTAA
- the hemC gene encoding hydroxymethylbilane synthase, with protein MPSPDQPLKLGTRGSPLALAQAYETRARLMAAHDLPEAAFEVVVIKTTGDDRAMIASDKPLKEIGNKGLFTKEIEEAMLEGRIDIAIHSMKDMPTVQPEGLILDTYLPREDVRDAFVSLKAAGIGDLPEGAVVGTSSLRRRAQLLYRRPDLKLVEFRGNVQTRRQKLADGVAEATFLAMAGLNRLGMTELASGAIDPEEMLPAVAQGAIGIERRTGDERAAMLLSPIHDIPTEQRLNAERAFLATLDGSCETPIAGLALIEGSEIWMRGEILRPDGSECLRAEGRASLSDAEELGVDIARKLLDQAPAGFFDWKDA; from the coding sequence ATGCCCTCTCCCGATCAGCCCTTGAAGCTTGGCACCCGCGGCAGCCCGCTGGCACTGGCTCAGGCCTATGAAACCCGTGCCCGCCTGATGGCGGCGCATGATCTCCCCGAAGCCGCCTTCGAGGTGGTGGTGATCAAGACGACCGGCGATGACCGCGCGATGATCGCCTCCGACAAGCCGCTCAAGGAGATCGGCAACAAGGGCCTCTTCACGAAGGAGATCGAGGAGGCGATGCTGGAGGGGCGGATCGATATCGCGATCCACTCGATGAAGGACATGCCGACGGTCCAGCCCGAAGGGCTGATCCTCGACACCTATCTGCCGCGCGAGGATGTGCGCGATGCCTTCGTGTCTCTGAAGGCCGCCGGTATCGGGGATCTGCCCGAGGGCGCTGTCGTGGGCACGTCGAGCCTGCGCCGCCGTGCGCAGCTCCTTTATCGCCGTCCCGATCTAAAGCTCGTCGAGTTCCGCGGCAATGTGCAGACGCGCCGCCAGAAGCTCGCCGATGGGGTGGCAGAGGCCACCTTCCTCGCGATGGCGGGCCTCAACCGTCTGGGCATGACCGAGCTGGCCTCGGGTGCCATCGACCCCGAAGAGATGCTGCCCGCCGTGGCCCAAGGGGCCATCGGGATCGAACGCCGGACGGGTGACGAGCGTGCGGCCATGCTCCTGTCGCCCATCCACGATATTCCTACCGAGCAGCGCCTGAATGCCGAGCGCGCCTTCCTCGCCACTCTTGATGGCTCCTGCGAGACGCCGATTGCGGGTCTTGCGCTGATCGAGGGGTCCGAGATCTGGATGCGTGGCGAGATCCTGCGTCCCGACGGGTCCGAATGCCTGCGCGCCGAGGGCCGTGCCAGCCTGTCGGATGCCGAAGAACTGGGGGTCGATATCGCACGCAAGCTTCTCGATCAGGCACCTGCAGGATTTTTCGACTGGAAGGACGCGTAA
- a CDS encoding FAD-binding oxidoreductase: MDSKMVTGARKAPAFLMETGMLLDRLRDLLGADHVLTGADMAGYGDEFTGHYHWAPLAVLRPATTDEVSGILRLASESRTPVVPVSGGTGLNGGHEAQGRLMISLARMNRIRDFNPAARTISVEAGVILQTIHENVAREGLMFPLSFGAKGSAMVGGFLSTNAGGSNVVRYGNARALCLGLEVVMADGAVMNLMTALHKDNTGYDLRDLMIGAEGTLGVITAAVLHLVPEPAARATALLALPGFPQALSLLNRLQTGTGGAIEAYEYLPDLFFDRMARYKPDWTCPITPAPVNILLEIATTVPGDNPQSRLEDLLEAPLEAGDILDAVVASSEAQRSYLWTMRESAAEVSLNEDPLVDTDVSLPLDLIEPWLNRMNAEVSRLDPQARMMAIGHLGDGNLHYTVYPSEKAFVAPIRDAISREAVIMGGSFSAEHGVGLSKLGSMAKYKDPVALRTMRAIKAALDPLGILNPGKTVPEA, from the coding sequence ATGGATAGTAAGATGGTAACGGGGGCGCGCAAGGCCCCCGCTTTCTTGATGGAAACCGGTATGCTGCTTGACCGTCTGCGCGATCTTCTGGGGGCCGATCATGTGCTGACCGGCGCCGATATGGCGGGCTATGGCGACGAATTTACCGGCCATTACCACTGGGCGCCGCTGGCCGTGTTGCGCCCCGCAACCACCGACGAGGTATCGGGTATCCTGCGGCTGGCCTCCGAGAGCCGCACGCCGGTGGTGCCCGTGTCGGGTGGCACGGGGCTCAATGGCGGGCATGAGGCGCAGGGCCGCCTGATGATTTCGCTGGCCCGCATGAACCGGATCCGCGATTTCAACCCTGCCGCCCGCACCATCTCGGTCGAGGCGGGGGTGATCTTGCAGACCATCCACGAGAATGTGGCCCGCGAGGGGCTGATGTTCCCGCTGAGCTTCGGGGCGAAGGGCTCGGCCATGGTCGGCGGGTTCCTGTCGACCAATGCGGGTGGCTCGAATGTGGTGCGCTATGGCAATGCCCGCGCGCTCTGTCTGGGGCTCGAGGTCGTGATGGCCGATGGAGCGGTGATGAACCTTATGACCGCGCTGCATAAGGACAATACGGGCTATGACCTGCGCGATCTGATGATCGGAGCCGAAGGCACGCTGGGCGTGATCACGGCGGCCGTTTTGCATCTGGTGCCCGAGCCCGCCGCCCGTGCCACGGCGCTTCTGGCGCTGCCCGGTTTCCCGCAGGCGCTAAGCCTGCTGAACCGTCTCCAGACGGGGACGGGCGGTGCGATCGAGGCCTATGAATATCTGCCCGATCTGTTCTTCGACCGGATGGCGAGATACAAGCCCGACTGGACCTGTCCGATCACGCCCGCGCCGGTGAATATCCTGCTGGAGATCGCCACCACCGTGCCCGGCGACAATCCGCAATCGCGGCTCGAGGATCTGCTTGAGGCGCCGCTCGAGGCGGGCGATATCCTCGATGCGGTCGTGGCCTCCTCCGAGGCGCAGCGCAGCTACCTCTGGACGATGCGCGAATCGGCGGCCGAGGTGTCGCTCAACGAGGACCCGCTGGTCGATACCGATGTGTCGCTTCCCCTCGATCTGATCGAGCCATGGTTGAACCGTATGAATGCCGAGGTGTCGCGCCTCGATCCGCAGGCGCGGATGATGGCGATCGGGCATCTGGGCGATGGCAACCTGCATTACACCGTCTATCCCTCGGAGAAAGCTTTCGTCGCGCCGATCCGCGATGCGATCTCGCGCGAGGCGGTGATCATGGGCGGCAGTTTCTCGGCCGAGCATGGGGTGGGTCTGTCGAAGCTGGGGTCGATGGCGAAATACAAGGATCCTGTGGCGCTGCGCACGATGCGCGCGATCAAGGCCGCCCTCGATCCGCTCGGTATCCTCAATCCCGGCAAGACGGTGCCCGAAGCCTGA